TCCGAAGTGTGCGCCCTAGACAGCGTGTCGTAGCACGTCACCTCGAGAGAGACGCATGCAGCCACAGCTCGCCGACGTCGCGGCCGACCTGGAGCGCGCGCGGACCCGCCTGCATCGACTGGCGGACACACTCCCGGAGGACCGCTGGGCGCGCCGCGCCGATCCCGCACGCTGGTCGGTCGCGGAGTGCGTGGCGCACCTCAACCTGACCGCGCAGGCGTACGCGCCGCTGCTGCGCGCCGCGCTCGACGAGGCCGCGGCGATGGGCCGCACCGCGGCCGCGCGCTACCGGCGCGATCCCGTGGGCTGGCTGATCTCGCGCATGGTGGGCCCGCTGCCGCGCGTCGGCGCGTTGCGCGTGGGCCGCGTCCGCTCGCCGGCTTCGTTCGTGCCCACGGGCGACCTCCCACGCGACGCGACGCTGCGCGAGTTCGACGCGCGGCAGGACGAGCTGCTGGCGTTCGTGCGCGCGGCGGACGGCCTTCCGCTGGAGCGCGTGCGCGTGACGTCGCCGTTCGACGCGCGGGCGCGCTACAACCTGTTCGCGGCGCTCGCGATGCAGGCGCCGCATCAGCACCGCCACCTGCAGCAGGCCGAGGAGGTGTGGACGTGAGCGGCGCGGCGCGCATCCGCCTCGCGACGGCGGCCGACGGCGCGGCGCTGGCCGCGATCTACGCGCCCGCGGTGGACGGGCGCGCGACCTCGTTCGAGCTGACGGCGCCCGACGCCGACGAGATGGCGCGGCGCGTCGAGCGGCTCACCGCGCGCACGCCGTGGCTCGTGCTGGAGCGCGACGCGCGCGTCCTCGGCTACGCGTACGCGAGCCCGCATCGCGACCGCCCGGCGTACCAGTGGTCGGTCGAGGTGTCCGCGTACGTGCACGCGGACGCGCACCGCGGCGGCGTGGGGCGCGCGCTGTACACGTCGCTGTTCGCGCTGCTCGCGCTGCAGGGCTTCCGCAACGCGTATGCGGGCATCACGCTGCCCAACGACGCGAGCGAGGGGATGCACCGCGCGCTCGGCTTCACGCCGGTGGGCGTGTTCCGCGGCGTGGGCTACAAGCTCGGCGCGTGGCACGACGTGGTGTGGCTGGAGCGCGCGATCGCGCCGCACGACGTGGAGCCGGCGCCGCCGGTGCCGCTGCCCGAGCTGCGCGACGCCGCCGCGCGGCAGGCCGCGATGGACGCGGGGCTGGCGTGCCTGCGCCCGGACGCCGCGCAGTAGGCGCGACGGCGTGCGGCGCGTCTCGATCATCGGCTCGGGCGGGGCGGGCAAGTCGACGCTCGCGAAGCGCATCGCGGAGCGCACGGGGCTCCCCGTCGTGCACTTGGACGCGCGCTACTGGCGCGCCGGCTGGGTGGAGACGCCGGCCGACGAGTGGCGCGGCGCGGTCGAGGCGATGATCGCGGAGCCGGCGTGGGTGATGGACGGCAACTACGGCGGCACGCTCGACGTGCGGCTGGCGGCGAGCGACACGGTCGTCTTCCTCGACCTGCCGCGCGTCGTCTGCGTGTGGCGCATCGTGTCGCGCGCGGTGCGCTACCGCGGCCGCACCCGGCCCGACATGGCCGCGGGGTGCAACGAGCAGGTGACGTGGGAGTTCGTGCGCTGGGTGTGGGGCTATCCGCGCACGCGCCGCCCGGGCGTGCTGCGCCGGTTGGCCGCGCTCCCGCCCACGACGCGCGTGGTCGTGCTGCGCTCGCAGCGGGCGGTGGACG
This region of Roseisolibacter agri genomic DNA includes:
- a CDS encoding DinB family protein, producing the protein MQPQLADVAADLERARTRLHRLADTLPEDRWARRADPARWSVAECVAHLNLTAQAYAPLLRAALDEAAAMGRTAAARYRRDPVGWLISRMVGPLPRVGALRVGRVRSPASFVPTGDLPRDATLREFDARQDELLAFVRAADGLPLERVRVTSPFDARARYNLFAALAMQAPHQHRHLQQAEEVWT
- a CDS encoding GNAT family N-acetyltransferase is translated as MSGAARIRLATAADGAALAAIYAPAVDGRATSFELTAPDADEMARRVERLTARTPWLVLERDARVLGYAYASPHRDRPAYQWSVEVSAYVHADAHRGGVGRALYTSLFALLALQGFRNAYAGITLPNDASEGMHRALGFTPVGVFRGVGYKLGAWHDVVWLERAIAPHDVEPAPPVPLPELRDAAARQAAMDAGLACLRPDAAQ
- a CDS encoding DNA topology modulation protein, which gives rise to MRRVSIIGSGGAGKSTLAKRIAERTGLPVVHLDARYWRAGWVETPADEWRGAVEAMIAEPAWVMDGNYGGTLDVRLAASDTVVFLDLPRVVCVWRIVSRAVRYRGRTRPDMAAGCNEQVTWEFVRWVWGYPRTRRPGVLRRLAALPPTTRVVVLRSQRAVDAWLATLTSGRR